One Capsicum annuum cultivar UCD-10X-F1 chromosome 2, UCD10Xv1.1, whole genome shotgun sequence genomic window carries:
- the LOC107858255 gene encoding acyltransferase Pun1-like, whose amino-acid sequence MAAIPSQLVSIPEKTIVKPSSPSPNSLKYHKLSFIDQSLSHLYIPLVFFYNKHEQHVHELDQITNTLQTSLATTLASYYPYAGTMKDSSATVECNYKGVDFYNVHIPRPMSEILNHPYDHHNTESCNVFPKGLPWKNSFDGSLLVAQLSHFDCGGIAVSACLSHKIGDGSSVASFLHDWARVTRDPNIIPRPKFIGDSIFPSRNIPMFDPVFQSNTEKCAHRKFLFSGSKLRAPRAIVAVESGIKNPTRSEVVIAIMFKFATKAASRINNSVSLRPSMMLNDVDIRPLVVPVVIS is encoded by the coding sequence ATGGCTGCAATTCCATCACAACTAGTTTCAATTCCTGAAAAAACCATTGTGAAGCCTTCTTCACCCTCCCCTAATTCTCTCAAGTACCACAAGCTCTCTTTCATTGACCAATCTTTGAGTCATTTATACATTCCTCTAGTATTTTTCTataataaacatgagcaacatgTACATGAACTTGACCAAATAACTAACACATTACAGACTTCTCTAGCAACAACACTAGCCTCATACTACCCTTATGCAGGTACTATGAAAGACAGTTCTGCCACGGTTGAATGCAACTACAAGGGAGTCGATTTTTACAACGTTCACATACCGCGTCCAATGTCTGAAATCCTAAATCACCCTTATGATCATCATAATACAGAAAGCTGCAATGTCTTCCCAAAAGGTTTGCCTTGGAAGAATTCGTTTGATGGAAGTCTACTCGTGGCTCAGTTAAGCCATTTCGATTGTGGGGGAATTGCAGTAAGTGCATGTTTGTCACATAAGATTGGTGATGGTAGCTCAGTAGCTAGTTTCTTGCATGATTGGGCTAGGGTAACTCGCGATCCAAACATTATCCCTCGTCCTAAGTTCATTGGAGATTCTATATTTCCATCGCGCAATATTCCTATGTTTGATCCTGTTTTTCAGTCCAATACAGAGAAATGTGCACATAGGAAGTTCCTTTTCTCTGGCTCCAAATTACGCGCGCCCAGAGCAATAGTTGCAGTCGAATCAGGGATCAAGAATCCTACGCGATCAGAAGTAGTGATTGCAATTATGTTCAAATTCGCCACAAAAGCAGCATCAAGAATCAACAATTCTGTTTCACTTCGCCCATCCATGATGTTAAACGATGTTGATATACGCCCTCTTGTCGTTCCCGTTGTAATCTCTTGA